From a region of the Panicum virgatum strain AP13 chromosome 2K, P.virgatum_v5, whole genome shotgun sequence genome:
- the LOC120678868 gene encoding type IV inositol polyphosphate 5-phosphatase 9-like isoform X2, producing MGENRKIILPRLVTSKLLHRQQLHGHGSVSEVSSIVDENLGKRPLNIHKDTFVYRVFASTWNVGGIAPSDDLDLEDWLGTRANTCDIYVLGFQEIVPLNARNVLGPTKSCISAKWNSLIEEALNKKERKEGAELNQESTYSSAMEGSMQGEGFRCIRSKQMVGLFTSIWVRSNLRPFIHHLDASCIGSGIMGCLGNKGSVSIRFVLHETSFCFVCCHLASGGKEGDVLLRNLDVADILARTWFPGRATQDLPEKILDHEISLEGAETRSLVKAKNWAILLENDQLLSEFSRGRHFEGWQEGLITFSPTYKYHPNSDQYYRCFDGARGQKKRAPAWCDRILWRGKGLKQVQYETCNYRLSDHRPVRAVFHAECDVSLSEGVQK from the exons ATGGGAGAAAACAGAAAG ATCATCCTGCCAAGGTTAGTAACAAGCAAGCTACTGCACCGCCAACAGCTGCATGGTCATGGATCTGTCTCTGAGGTTTCGAGCATAGTGGATGAAAACTTGGGAAAGAGACCCTTGAATATCCACAAAGATACTTTTGTATACAG GGTGTTTGCTAGTACCTGGAATGTTGGTGGCATTGCACCATCTGATGATTTGGACTTGGAGGATTGGTTGGGTACAAGGGCCAACACCTGTGACATCTATGTTCTAGG GTTCCAGGAGATAGTGCCACTAAATGCAAGAAACGTGCTTGGTCCTACGAAGAGCTGTATATCTGCAAAGTGGAACTCTCTGATTGAGGAGGCACTCaacaaaaaggaaagaaaagaaggcGCAGAGTTGAACCAAGAATCTACATATAGCAGTGCAATGGAGGGTTCTATGCAGGGAGAAGGTTTCAGATGCATCAGGAGCAAGCAGATGGTTGGCCTCTTTACCTCAATTTGGGTGAGAAGCAACCTTAGGCCATTCATTCACCATCTAGATGCGTCATGCATTGGTTCAGGTATCATGGGCTGCCTAGGGAACAAG GGTTCTGTTTCAATCCGATTTGTGTTGCATGAGACGAGCTTTTGCTTTGTCTGTTGTCACCTGGCCTCAGGTGGCAAAGAAGGGGATGTTCTGCTGAGGAACTTGGATGTCGCGGACATACTTGCTAGGACATGGTTCCCAGGTCGGGCAACTCAGGATTTGCCAGAGAAAATCCTTGATCATGA GATCTCCTTGGAAGGGGCCGAAACAAGGTCGCTGGTGAAAGCCAAGAACTGGGCCATCTTGTTAGAAAACGATCAG CTACTATCTGAGTTCTCTAGGGGGCGGCATTTCGAGGGGTGGCAGGAAGGGTTGATCACGTTCTCCCCCACCTACAAGTACCACCCCAACTCCGATCAGTACTACCGGTGCTTCGATGGTGCCCGGGGCCAGAAGAAGCGTGCGCCAGCATG GTGCGATCGTATTCTATGGCGGGGCAAGGGACTGAAGCAAGTCCAATACGAGACATGCAACTACAGGTTATCGGATCACCGGCCAGTGAGAGCAGTTTTCCACGCCGAATGTGACGTATCACTATCAGAGGGGGTGCAAAAGTAA
- the LOC120678868 gene encoding type IV inositol polyphosphate 5-phosphatase 9-like isoform X1, whose amino-acid sequence MGENRKIILPRLVTSKLLHRQQLHGHGSVSEVSSIVDENLGKRPLNIHKDTFVYRVFASTWNVGGIAPSDDLDLEDWLGTRANTCDIYVLGFQEIVPLNARNVLGPTKSCISAKWNSLIEEALNKKERKEGAELNQESTYSSAMEGSMQGEGFRCIRSKQMVGLFTSIWVRSNLRPFIHHLDASCIGSGIMGCLGNKGSVSIRFVLHETSFCFVCCHLASGGKEGDVLLRNLDVADILARTWFPGRATQDLPEKILDHDQVVLLGDLNYRISLEGAETRSLVKAKNWAILLENDQLLSEFSRGRHFEGWQEGLITFSPTYKYHPNSDQYYRCFDGARGQKKRAPAWCDRILWRGKGLKQVQYETCNYRLSDHRPVRAVFHAECDVSLSEGVQK is encoded by the exons ATGGGAGAAAACAGAAAG ATCATCCTGCCAAGGTTAGTAACAAGCAAGCTACTGCACCGCCAACAGCTGCATGGTCATGGATCTGTCTCTGAGGTTTCGAGCATAGTGGATGAAAACTTGGGAAAGAGACCCTTGAATATCCACAAAGATACTTTTGTATACAG GGTGTTTGCTAGTACCTGGAATGTTGGTGGCATTGCACCATCTGATGATTTGGACTTGGAGGATTGGTTGGGTACAAGGGCCAACACCTGTGACATCTATGTTCTAGG GTTCCAGGAGATAGTGCCACTAAATGCAAGAAACGTGCTTGGTCCTACGAAGAGCTGTATATCTGCAAAGTGGAACTCTCTGATTGAGGAGGCACTCaacaaaaaggaaagaaaagaaggcGCAGAGTTGAACCAAGAATCTACATATAGCAGTGCAATGGAGGGTTCTATGCAGGGAGAAGGTTTCAGATGCATCAGGAGCAAGCAGATGGTTGGCCTCTTTACCTCAATTTGGGTGAGAAGCAACCTTAGGCCATTCATTCACCATCTAGATGCGTCATGCATTGGTTCAGGTATCATGGGCTGCCTAGGGAACAAG GGTTCTGTTTCAATCCGATTTGTGTTGCATGAGACGAGCTTTTGCTTTGTCTGTTGTCACCTGGCCTCAGGTGGCAAAGAAGGGGATGTTCTGCTGAGGAACTTGGATGTCGCGGACATACTTGCTAGGACATGGTTCCCAGGTCGGGCAACTCAGGATTTGCCAGAGAAAATCCTTGATCATGA TCAAGTAGTTTTGCTCGGTGACTTGAATTATAGGATCTCCTTGGAAGGGGCCGAAACAAGGTCGCTGGTGAAAGCCAAGAACTGGGCCATCTTGTTAGAAAACGATCAG CTACTATCTGAGTTCTCTAGGGGGCGGCATTTCGAGGGGTGGCAGGAAGGGTTGATCACGTTCTCCCCCACCTACAAGTACCACCCCAACTCCGATCAGTACTACCGGTGCTTCGATGGTGCCCGGGGCCAGAAGAAGCGTGCGCCAGCATG GTGCGATCGTATTCTATGGCGGGGCAAGGGACTGAAGCAAGTCCAATACGAGACATGCAACTACAGGTTATCGGATCACCGGCCAGTGAGAGCAGTTTTCCACGCCGAATGTGACGTATCACTATCAGAGGGGGTGCAAAAGTAA
- the LOC120678857 gene encoding probable plastidic glucose transporter 1 isoform X2 codes for MPPPLAAAAALLVVPVSPAPRVRLGPSRRARPAAVRAAAALRALPRRLELWPQRLAAVESTPPPSSAPAPDSSSGLDAGSGGGGSGGDGGRGGADLGWLKVFPHVLTASMANFLFGYHIGVMNGPIEGIARELGFQGNPFLQGLVADSLDEMLLGRFLVGIGIGVNTVLVPLYISEVAPTKYRGSLGTLCQIGTCLGIIGALSLGIPSESDLHWWRTMLYAACIPGFLIVVGMQFAVESPRWLAKVGRFDDARKVVESLWEPSEVDKSMEEIKAVVANDDSQSSWSELLVEPHNRVALIGGSLFFLQQFAGINGVLYFSSLTFRDVGITSGALASLYVGITNFGGALVASNLMDKQGRKKLLIGSYLGMALAMFLIVCGISFPLDEGVVHSLSIAGTLLYIFTFALGAGPVTGIIIPELSSARTRSKVMGFSFTVHWICNFLVGLYFLELVNKFGVGAVYAGFGGVSLLTALFAYKFIVETKGRSLEEIEMSLSPATPGKQE; via the exons atgccgccgcccctcgccgccgccgcggcgctgctgGTCGTGCCCGTCTCCCCCGCGCCGCGGGTGCGGCTCGGGCCGTCCCGTCGCGCGCGTCCGGCCGCggtccgggccgccgccgcgctccgcgccCTGCCGCGGCGCCTCGAGCTCTGGCCGCAGCGCCTCGCGGCGGTCGagagcacgccgccgccgtcctccgcgccggcgccggactcCAGCTCAG GTCTTGATGCGGGCTCCGGGGGTGGTGGCAGTGGTggcgacggaggacgcggcggcgctgatCTCGGGTGGCTGAAGGTGTTCCCGCACGTGCTCACCGCGTCCATGGCCAATTTCCTCTTCGGCTACCACATTGG GGTCATGAATGGTCCAATAGAGGGTATTGCGCGAGAGCTTGGTTTTCAAGGAAATCCCTTCCTCCAAGGTCTTGTG GCAGATTCATTGGATGAGATGCTTTTGGGAAGGTTTCTTGTTGGCATTGGAATTGGTGTAAATACCGTTCTTGTTCCTCTATATATCTCTGAG GTTGCTCCAACAAAATATAGGGGTTCTTTGGGGACTCTTTGTCAAATTGGAACATGTTTAGGAATTATTGGTGCACTTTCCTTGGGGATACCTTCTGAAAGCGACCTGCATTG GTGGCGAACGATGCTTTATGCTGCCTGCATACCTGGTTTTCTTATTGTTGTTGGAATGCAATTTGCTGTTGAGAGTCCACGCTGGCTTGCCAAG GTTGGAAGGTTTGATGATGCTAGAAAAGTTGTAGAGAGTCTTTGGGAACCTTCTGAAGTCGATAAGTCCATGGAAGAGATCAAAGCTGTCGTTGCAAATGATGATTCACAGTCCAGCTGGTCAGAACTTCTGGTGGAGCCCCACAATAGAG TTGCATTGATTGGAGGGTCCCTTTTCTTTCTGCAACAGTTTGCTGGAATAAATGGTGTTCTTTACTTTTCATCATTAACATTCCGTGATGTTGGTATTACAAGTGGTGCTTTAGCGAGCTTATATGTAGGAATAACCAACTTTGGAG GGGCACTTGTTGCTTCAAATTTAATGGATAAGCAAGGGCGAAAAAAACTTTTGATAGGAAGCTATCTTGGAATG GCACTCGCAATGTTCCTTATAGTATGTGGTATCAGCTTCCCCCTTGATGAAGGAGTTGTCCACAGCTTGTCAATTGCTGGAACTCTTTT GTACATTTTCACTTTTGCCCTTGGCGCTGGACCAGTTACAGGTATCATTATACCAGAGCTGAGCAGTGCTCGTACACGATCAAAAGTTATGGGCTTCAGCTTCACTGTACATTGG ATATGCAATTTTCTTGTGGGACTATATTTTCTGGAGCTTGTGAACAAGTTTGGGGTTGGAGCAGTCTATGCAGGTTTCGGTGGGGTTTCCTTGCTTACAGCCCTTTTCGCTTATAAGTTCATAGTTGAAACAAAAGGACGCTCTCTCGAGGAAATTGAGATGTCTTTGAGCCCAGCTACTCCTGGCAAGCAGGAGTGA
- the LOC120678857 gene encoding probable plastidic glucose transporter 1 isoform X1: MPPPLAAAAALLVVPVSPAPRVRLGPSRRARPAAVRAAAALRALPRRLELWPQRLAAVESTPPPSSAPAPDSSSGLDAGSGGGGSGGDGGRGGADLGWLKVFPHVLTASMANFLFGYHIGVMNGPIEGIARELGFQGNPFLQGLVVSIFIVGAFFGSLGSSALVDKFGCKRTLQIDSIPLIIGALLSAQADSLDEMLLGRFLVGIGIGVNTVLVPLYISEVAPTKYRGSLGTLCQIGTCLGIIGALSLGIPSESDLHWWRTMLYAACIPGFLIVVGMQFAVESPRWLAKVGRFDDARKVVESLWEPSEVDKSMEEIKAVVANDDSQSSWSELLVEPHNRVALIGGSLFFLQQFAGINGVLYFSSLTFRDVGITSGALASLYVGITNFGGALVASNLMDKQGRKKLLIGSYLGMALAMFLIVCGISFPLDEGVVHSLSIAGTLLYIFTFALGAGPVTGIIIPELSSARTRSKVMGFSFTVHWICNFLVGLYFLELVNKFGVGAVYAGFGGVSLLTALFAYKFIVETKGRSLEEIEMSLSPATPGKQE, encoded by the exons atgccgccgcccctcgccgccgccgcggcgctgctgGTCGTGCCCGTCTCCCCCGCGCCGCGGGTGCGGCTCGGGCCGTCCCGTCGCGCGCGTCCGGCCGCggtccgggccgccgccgcgctccgcgccCTGCCGCGGCGCCTCGAGCTCTGGCCGCAGCGCCTCGCGGCGGTCGagagcacgccgccgccgtcctccgcgccggcgccggactcCAGCTCAG GTCTTGATGCGGGCTCCGGGGGTGGTGGCAGTGGTggcgacggaggacgcggcggcgctgatCTCGGGTGGCTGAAGGTGTTCCCGCACGTGCTCACCGCGTCCATGGCCAATTTCCTCTTCGGCTACCACATTGG GGTCATGAATGGTCCAATAGAGGGTATTGCGCGAGAGCTTGGTTTTCAAGGAAATCCCTTCCTCCAAGGTCTTGTGGTCAGTATATTCATTGTTGGTGCCTTTTTTGGGAGCCTAGGCTCTTCTGCACTAGTTGATAAATTTGGTTGTAAGAGGACCCTTCAAATTGATAGTATTCCATTGATTATTGGGGCTCTTCTGAG TGCGCAGGCAGATTCATTGGATGAGATGCTTTTGGGAAGGTTTCTTGTTGGCATTGGAATTGGTGTAAATACCGTTCTTGTTCCTCTATATATCTCTGAG GTTGCTCCAACAAAATATAGGGGTTCTTTGGGGACTCTTTGTCAAATTGGAACATGTTTAGGAATTATTGGTGCACTTTCCTTGGGGATACCTTCTGAAAGCGACCTGCATTG GTGGCGAACGATGCTTTATGCTGCCTGCATACCTGGTTTTCTTATTGTTGTTGGAATGCAATTTGCTGTTGAGAGTCCACGCTGGCTTGCCAAG GTTGGAAGGTTTGATGATGCTAGAAAAGTTGTAGAGAGTCTTTGGGAACCTTCTGAAGTCGATAAGTCCATGGAAGAGATCAAAGCTGTCGTTGCAAATGATGATTCACAGTCCAGCTGGTCAGAACTTCTGGTGGAGCCCCACAATAGAG TTGCATTGATTGGAGGGTCCCTTTTCTTTCTGCAACAGTTTGCTGGAATAAATGGTGTTCTTTACTTTTCATCATTAACATTCCGTGATGTTGGTATTACAAGTGGTGCTTTAGCGAGCTTATATGTAGGAATAACCAACTTTGGAG GGGCACTTGTTGCTTCAAATTTAATGGATAAGCAAGGGCGAAAAAAACTTTTGATAGGAAGCTATCTTGGAATG GCACTCGCAATGTTCCTTATAGTATGTGGTATCAGCTTCCCCCTTGATGAAGGAGTTGTCCACAGCTTGTCAATTGCTGGAACTCTTTT GTACATTTTCACTTTTGCCCTTGGCGCTGGACCAGTTACAGGTATCATTATACCAGAGCTGAGCAGTGCTCGTACACGATCAAAAGTTATGGGCTTCAGCTTCACTGTACATTGG ATATGCAATTTTCTTGTGGGACTATATTTTCTGGAGCTTGTGAACAAGTTTGGGGTTGGAGCAGTCTATGCAGGTTTCGGTGGGGTTTCCTTGCTTACAGCCCTTTTCGCTTATAAGTTCATAGTTGAAACAAAAGGACGCTCTCTCGAGGAAATTGAGATGTCTTTGAGCCCAGCTACTCCTGGCAAGCAGGAGTGA
- the LOC120678868 gene encoding type IV inositol polyphosphate 5-phosphatase 9-like isoform X3 — translation MGENRKIILPRLVTSKLLHRQQLHGHGSVSEVSSIVDENLGKRPLNIHKDTFVYRVFASTWNVGGIAPSDDLDLEDWLGTRANTCDIYVLGFQEIVPLNARNVLGPTKSCISAKWNSLIEEALNKKERKEGAELNQESTYSSAMEGSMQGEGFRCIRSKQMVGLFTSIWGSVSIRFVLHETSFCFVCCHLASGGKEGDVLLRNLDVADILARTWFPGRATQDLPEKILDHDQVVLLGDLNYRISLEGAETRSLVKAKNWAILLENDQLLSEFSRGRHFEGWQEGLITFSPTYKYHPNSDQYYRCFDGARGQKKRAPAWCDRILWRGKGLKQVQYETCNYRLSDHRPVRAVFHAECDVSLSEGVQK, via the exons ATGGGAGAAAACAGAAAG ATCATCCTGCCAAGGTTAGTAACAAGCAAGCTACTGCACCGCCAACAGCTGCATGGTCATGGATCTGTCTCTGAGGTTTCGAGCATAGTGGATGAAAACTTGGGAAAGAGACCCTTGAATATCCACAAAGATACTTTTGTATACAG GGTGTTTGCTAGTACCTGGAATGTTGGTGGCATTGCACCATCTGATGATTTGGACTTGGAGGATTGGTTGGGTACAAGGGCCAACACCTGTGACATCTATGTTCTAGG GTTCCAGGAGATAGTGCCACTAAATGCAAGAAACGTGCTTGGTCCTACGAAGAGCTGTATATCTGCAAAGTGGAACTCTCTGATTGAGGAGGCACTCaacaaaaaggaaagaaaagaaggcGCAGAGTTGAACCAAGAATCTACATATAGCAGTGCAATGGAGGGTTCTATGCAGGGAGAAGGTTTCAGATGCATCAGGAGCAAGCAGATGGTTGGCCTCTTTACCTCAATTTGG GGTTCTGTTTCAATCCGATTTGTGTTGCATGAGACGAGCTTTTGCTTTGTCTGTTGTCACCTGGCCTCAGGTGGCAAAGAAGGGGATGTTCTGCTGAGGAACTTGGATGTCGCGGACATACTTGCTAGGACATGGTTCCCAGGTCGGGCAACTCAGGATTTGCCAGAGAAAATCCTTGATCATGA TCAAGTAGTTTTGCTCGGTGACTTGAATTATAGGATCTCCTTGGAAGGGGCCGAAACAAGGTCGCTGGTGAAAGCCAAGAACTGGGCCATCTTGTTAGAAAACGATCAG CTACTATCTGAGTTCTCTAGGGGGCGGCATTTCGAGGGGTGGCAGGAAGGGTTGATCACGTTCTCCCCCACCTACAAGTACCACCCCAACTCCGATCAGTACTACCGGTGCTTCGATGGTGCCCGGGGCCAGAAGAAGCGTGCGCCAGCATG GTGCGATCGTATTCTATGGCGGGGCAAGGGACTGAAGCAAGTCCAATACGAGACATGCAACTACAGGTTATCGGATCACCGGCCAGTGAGAGCAGTTTTCCACGCCGAATGTGACGTATCACTATCAGAGGGGGTGCAAAAGTAA